A stretch of Cytophagales bacterium DNA encodes these proteins:
- a CDS encoding response regulator: MEAVSVAEPEKEKKVEKHQILYVDDEETNLRVFKSNFRRFFKVHTSVNPIDAIDVLKENDIRIIITDQRMPEMTGTEFLEKILPDYPDVIKIILTGFTDIEAIKDGINRCGIYKYITKPWNFEEMKAVLDRAIESYNEVMQTEEHIKALEVSNDELERKVAERTSELNKINERLISSIRYAGELQKSMLPTGRSLKRLFEDHFVIYKTKYLFSEEFLWATSFNFRKEDYTIVGIIEFDGKGIIGSLKTLIADSILNELVHDRKIFHSGDIIRYLKEEVDAAGSNELLCEMKASILVIDNYKQTLQFSGLNQDMILFNGGNEMIILEGEDVDKVGSLTDDKIELKPDSTFYMYTNGYFNQRNSDDITFSYEKFEELLKSVRNMPMDEQGKFMDETISDWIGNSGLNDDITVIGFKINEI; encoded by the coding sequence ATGGAAGCCGTTAGCGTAGCTGAACCTGAAAAAGAGAAAAAAGTAGAGAAGCATCAAATCCTGTATGTGGATGATGAAGAGACGAACCTAAGGGTATTCAAATCCAATTTCCGTAGGTTCTTCAAAGTCCATACATCAGTTAATCCTATCGACGCGATTGATGTCCTAAAGGAAAATGACATCAGGATCATCATCACTGATCAGCGAATGCCTGAAATGACGGGAACGGAGTTTTTGGAAAAGATTCTTCCAGATTACCCGGACGTCATCAAGATCATTCTCACAGGATTTACAGATATAGAGGCCATCAAAGACGGGATTAACCGTTGTGGTATCTATAAATACATCACCAAGCCCTGGAACTTCGAGGAAATGAAGGCCGTCCTTGATCGGGCAATAGAGTCCTATAACGAGGTGATGCAAACCGAGGAGCACATCAAAGCGCTCGAGGTTTCCAATGACGAATTAGAACGGAAGGTTGCAGAGCGTACCAGCGAATTGAATAAGATCAACGAACGATTGATCAGTAGTATTCGATATGCGGGTGAGTTGCAAAAATCCATGTTGCCTACTGGCAGAAGTCTGAAACGATTATTTGAAGATCATTTTGTGATCTACAAAACGAAATACTTGTTTAGTGAAGAGTTTTTGTGGGCTACAAGTTTCAACTTCAGAAAGGAAGACTATACCATTGTAGGCATCATCGAGTTCGATGGAAAGGGGATCATAGGTTCGCTAAAGACCTTGATTGCTGATTCTATTTTGAATGAACTCGTGCATGACCGTAAGATCTTCCATTCGGGAGATATTATCAGGTACCTGAAGGAAGAAGTAGATGCAGCAGGCTCGAATGAGTTGCTGTGCGAGATGAAAGCTTCTATTCTAGTGATTGATAATTACAAGCAAACCCTACAATTCAGTGGCTTGAATCAGGACATGATCCTCTTCAACGGAGGTAATGAAATGATTATTCTTGAGGGAGAGGATGTGGACAAGGTAGGGTCACTGACCGATGATAAGATTGAATTGAAGCCTGATAGTACATTTTACATGTACACAAACGGTTATTTCAATCAACGCAATTCAGACGATATTACGTTCTCTTACGAAAAGTTTGAGGAGTTGCTAAAAAGTGTGCGTAATATGCCGATGGATGAGCAGGGTAAGTTTATGGATGAAACCATTTCGGACTGGATCGGTAATTCCGGTTTGAATGATGACATCACGGTCATCGGTTTCAAAATCAATGAGATATAG
- a CDS encoding ATP-binding protein, producing MKKDLYAILYMITAAVTIGAVAYYIFFVQADVIKTFNNDSDYITYSARQEMHGQRIAKAAVGMGYSNNERNFKIFQAELGRIVPDWRQVHQALAEGDAELGLEKPSTTDEYEQLQENLRFFYNEMNTNATNLLGIEYSTNERDVNYISLRSSIEAILVTSRKYQIAVENITDWLNDNSKIRKSGFDLIEKVVLVGFFGIILLQGLFIVRPLVKLAGQNFLSANKAYVELKGSEKKLRVSYAKQKHINKQLIVSRKELESKNSKLQESESKLLKSTEEQIAINEQLIQAQEALNNAYAKLQNSETEIRELADKQLEDNEKLFLAEKKMKQLLEEEKNAKTELNNALENLKGAQSQLVHSEKMASLGQLTAGIAHEINNPVNFISSGMSSLKMSIDALKEIVEEYARLDDGDDPSEVVESIKELKEDHEYDELMEELDDLMKDVNYGVTRTIEIVKGLRVFSRLDEEEVKKANINENLDATLVLLRNKTKNRVKVSKYYEENMSQIDCYPGQLNQVFMNILNNGIQAIPEDRKDGEIKLYTEETEDSIIVRLTDNGVGIPEKIKNRIWEPFFTTKAVGVGTGLGMSITYGIIEKHKGRIELNSEEGKGTEFAIYLPKKFQADAVSTGEVVASSGKS from the coding sequence ATGAAGAAAGATTTATACGCCATCCTGTACATGATAACCGCAGCTGTGACAATTGGCGCTGTGGCTTATTATATATTCTTTGTCCAGGCAGATGTGATCAAAACGTTCAATAACGATTCTGATTATATCACATATTCGGCAAGACAAGAGATGCATGGTCAACGCATTGCGAAAGCTGCAGTTGGTATGGGATATTCAAATAACGAACGAAATTTTAAGATTTTTCAAGCAGAACTGGGAAGGATCGTTCCGGATTGGAGGCAGGTTCATCAGGCGCTGGCCGAAGGAGATGCGGAGTTGGGGCTTGAAAAACCTTCAACTACAGATGAGTACGAACAGTTGCAGGAAAACCTAAGGTTCTTTTACAACGAGATGAATACCAACGCCACCAACTTGCTGGGGATTGAGTATTCTACGAATGAACGGGATGTGAATTATATCTCTTTAAGGAGTTCAATTGAGGCCATCCTTGTTACCAGCAGAAAATATCAAATTGCTGTTGAGAACATTACTGATTGGTTGAATGATAATTCCAAGATCCGTAAATCTGGTTTTGACCTCATTGAAAAGGTCGTTCTCGTAGGCTTTTTTGGTATCATCTTATTGCAAGGTCTGTTCATTGTACGACCACTGGTTAAACTGGCCGGTCAAAATTTCCTCTCTGCGAACAAGGCCTATGTCGAGCTGAAAGGATCTGAAAAGAAGTTGAGGGTTTCTTATGCCAAGCAGAAACATATTAACAAACAGTTAATCGTTTCGCGAAAGGAATTGGAATCGAAAAACTCCAAGCTCCAGGAATCTGAGTCTAAACTACTGAAAAGTACGGAAGAGCAGATTGCCATTAACGAACAATTGATCCAGGCACAGGAAGCATTGAACAATGCCTACGCCAAGCTTCAGAATTCTGAGACAGAAATCAGAGAGTTGGCTGATAAGCAGCTGGAGGATAACGAAAAACTTTTCCTTGCAGAGAAGAAGATGAAGCAGTTGCTGGAAGAGGAGAAAAATGCAAAGACGGAACTGAACAATGCACTGGAAAACCTGAAGGGTGCCCAGTCGCAGTTGGTACACTCCGAAAAAATGGCATCACTAGGACAGTTGACTGCCGGTATTGCACACGAGATCAACAACCCGGTCAACTTTATTTCCAGTGGTATGAGCTCGTTGAAGATGTCGATTGATGCATTGAAAGAGATTGTAGAAGAATATGCCCGGCTGGATGATGGTGACGATCCTTCAGAGGTTGTGGAATCCATCAAGGAGTTGAAGGAAGATCATGAGTATGATGAACTCATGGAGGAGCTGGATGATCTGATGAAGGACGTAAACTATGGTGTGACCAGAACCATTGAAATTGTAAAAGGTCTTAGGGTATTCTCTCGTCTCGATGAAGAGGAGGTTAAAAAGGCCAATATCAATGAAAACCTTGACGCCACGCTTGTACTACTTAGAAACAAGACGAAGAACCGTGTGAAGGTCTCTAAATATTATGAAGAGAATATGTCTCAGATCGATTGCTACCCAGGTCAGTTGAACCAGGTATTCATGAACATTCTGAATAATGGTATCCAGGCGATACCTGAAGATCGAAAAGATGGAGAGATCAAGCTTTACACCGAAGAGACTGAAGATAGCATTATTGTAAGACTAACTGATAATGGTGTTGGTATTCCTGAAAAAATCAAAAACAGGATCTGGGAGCCATTCTTCACCACAAAGGCAGTAGGCGTAGGGACAGGACTTGGAATGTCCATTACCTATGGAATCATTGAGAAGCACAAAGGTAGAATTGAGTTGAATAGTGAAGAAGGTAAAGGAACTGAGTTCGCTATTTATCTACCCAAGAAATTCCAGGCTGATGCAGTAAGCACCGGCGAAGTGGTTGCTTCATCTGGAAAGTCCTAA
- a CDS encoding SiaB family protein kinase, translated as MDYLRSYKNIYDQNIILMYKGELTFDLVTAMIATLEERLDELEENRKVRKKFYNVATECIQNLYYHLDEVHADEFNVSTYDSRSALVLIAARKRFYSLQTGNYVPQPKVDDIQKRLDDINSVAPEELRALYKKVLNEQEFSDKGTGGLGFIDIARKTGGQKLGYKFQPVTEDISYFTFQVRLPRIFE; from the coding sequence ATGGATTATTTAAGGAGTTATAAAAATATCTATGATCAGAACATCATTCTGATGTACAAGGGTGAATTGACTTTCGATCTGGTGACGGCAATGATCGCTACGCTGGAGGAACGACTAGACGAATTGGAAGAGAATCGTAAAGTCAGGAAGAAATTTTACAACGTAGCAACTGAATGTATTCAAAATCTTTATTACCATTTGGATGAGGTTCACGCCGATGAATTCAATGTGAGCACTTATGATTCCAGATCTGCCTTGGTCCTCATTGCTGCAAGGAAAAGATTTTATAGCTTACAGACTGGAAACTACGTCCCTCAGCCTAAAGTAGACGATATTCAGAAACGGCTGGATGATATTAATTCCGTGGCACCAGAAGAATTAAGAGCTTTGTATAAGAAAGTATTGAACGAACAAGAGTTTTCCGATAAAGGTACTGGAGGGCTCGGGTTTATTGATATAGCCAGGAAAACTGGTGGGCAAAAATTAGGTTATAAGTTTCAACCCGTAACTGAGGACATCTCGTATTTTACGTTCCAGGTGAGATTACCTAGGATATTCGAGTAG
- a CDS encoding DUF1987 domain-containing protein, producing the protein MDKIFIEPTRVTPLINFDPDHGLLEIKGRSSPENSVQFYQGLIDALDNFAKEDEISGLTANIAFEYFNTSSSKCLFDVFKKMTKIEDAGGELTINWFYEEDDEDMMEAGEDYSDLLDLEFNFLEIED; encoded by the coding sequence ATGGATAAAATTTTCATAGAACCAACGAGAGTTACTCCCCTCATTAATTTCGATCCCGATCATGGGCTTCTGGAAATCAAGGGACGTTCGAGTCCGGAGAATTCCGTGCAGTTTTATCAGGGCCTGATCGATGCGTTAGATAATTTCGCGAAGGAAGACGAAATTTCAGGGCTAACTGCGAATATTGCTTTCGAATACTTTAATACCAGTTCTTCGAAATGTCTTTTTGATGTTTTCAAAAAGATGACAAAAATCGAAGATGCTGGCGGCGAACTGACCATCAACTGGTTTTATGAGGAAGATGATGAGGACATGATGGAAGCCGGAGAAGACTATAGTGACCTGTTAGATCTTGAATTTAATTTCCTGGAAATTGAAGATTAA
- a CDS encoding sodium/sugar symporter, whose product MDFATIDIIVFVGYCLLIVGIGIYVSRDKKGHEKSAEDYFLAGKSLPWWAIGASLIAANISAEQFIGMSGSGFALGLAIASYEWMAAVTLLVVGKYFLPIFIEKGLYTIPEFVEKRYSTNLKTILAVFWIALYVFVNLTSVMYLGAKALDTIIGTGDGSIMMTSVIGLALFAAAYSLWGGLSAVAWTDVVQVVLLIIGGLVTTFIALDHLVPDGSAWDGLTYLYNKVPEKFSMILSQGEIITPNGKDAWNDLPGLAVLVGGMWVANVYYWGFNQYIIQRTLAAKSLKESQKGIVFAAALKLIIPLIVVIPGIIAFVMNSDASGVVASGVADPTFLNPEGGIINDNAAPWLIKSFVPVGLKGLVLAALAAAIVSSLASMLNSTATIFTMDIYKPYINQNATDKQTVNVGRLTAAVALVLAVFIAPALGNIDQAFQFIQEYTGVVSPGILAVFLTGLFWKKATNNAAIWGILISIPIALYFKVAPKGWSDAAMFIDWPFMHQMLATCLISIAIILGISHLEGKGADDAKGIPLNKDLFKTSSTFNIGAMIVLIIIAFLYAFFW is encoded by the coding sequence ATGGATTTTGCTACCATCGACATCATTGTCTTTGTCGGATATTGCCTACTGATCGTAGGAATTGGAATTTATGTTTCGAGGGATAAAAAAGGTCACGAGAAAAGTGCCGAAGACTACTTCCTCGCAGGTAAATCTCTCCCCTGGTGGGCCATTGGAGCTTCCCTGATCGCGGCAAACATTTCAGCTGAACAATTCATCGGCATGTCAGGGTCCGGATTTGCACTTGGACTGGCCATTGCTTCTTACGAATGGATGGCGGCAGTTACTTTGCTGGTTGTAGGAAAATACTTCCTTCCCATTTTTATAGAAAAAGGACTTTACACGATCCCTGAATTTGTAGAAAAACGCTATAGCACCAATCTAAAAACCATATTAGCAGTCTTCTGGATCGCACTCTATGTATTTGTCAACCTGACTTCCGTGATGTATCTGGGTGCCAAGGCCCTGGACACGATCATAGGAACAGGTGATGGCTCTATCATGATGACCAGTGTGATCGGTCTTGCATTATTTGCTGCAGCCTACTCGCTTTGGGGCGGCTTATCTGCTGTGGCATGGACCGATGTGGTACAAGTTGTATTATTGATCATTGGCGGACTGGTGACTACATTTATCGCTTTGGACCATCTTGTGCCTGATGGAAGTGCCTGGGACGGACTCACCTACTTATATAACAAGGTACCCGAGAAATTCTCGATGATCCTTAGTCAGGGAGAGATCATTACTCCAAATGGCAAGGATGCCTGGAACGACCTACCTGGTCTTGCGGTTCTGGTAGGAGGCATGTGGGTTGCCAATGTATATTACTGGGGTTTCAACCAATATATCATCCAACGAACATTGGCCGCCAAAAGTCTGAAAGAGTCTCAAAAAGGAATTGTGTTTGCTGCAGCACTGAAGTTAATCATCCCGTTGATTGTGGTTATTCCGGGAATCATTGCATTTGTCATGAATTCAGATGCCTCAGGCGTGGTAGCATCAGGCGTAGCTGACCCGACCTTCCTCAATCCCGAAGGTGGTATCATCAATGATAATGCAGCTCCGTGGCTGATCAAGTCATTTGTTCCTGTCGGCTTAAAAGGTCTCGTATTGGCGGCTCTAGCAGCGGCGATCGTATCCTCTTTAGCTTCTATGCTCAACTCCACTGCGACCATCTTTACGATGGACATCTATAAACCTTACATCAATCAAAATGCCACCGACAAACAAACGGTGAACGTGGGTAGGCTTACTGCTGCTGTTGCACTGGTATTGGCCGTGTTTATTGCTCCTGCGCTGGGAAATATTGATCAGGCATTCCAATTCATTCAGGAATACACGGGAGTAGTAAGTCCGGGCATACTAGCCGTATTCCTTACAGGACTTTTCTGGAAGAAAGCAACCAATAATGCTGCCATCTGGGGAATCCTTATCTCTATCCCAATTGCTTTGTATTTCAAGGTAGCTCCTAAAGGATGGAGTGATGCAGCCATGTTTATTGATTGGCCGTTCATGCATCAAATGCTGGCTACTTGTTTGATATCCATTGCGATTATATTAGGGATCAGTCACCTTGAAGGAAAAGGAGCAGACGATGCCAAAGGCATTCCTTTGAACAAGGACCTGTTCAAAACGTCTAGCACGTTCAATATCGGTGCTATGATCGTATTGATCATTATCGCTTTTCTGTATGCATTCTTTTGGTAA
- a CDS encoding YihY/virulence factor BrkB family protein produces the protein MSLNDRIKSIRQFLEVDIWNVKVSTLPKWTAIWYKQLRILIISILEFGKDRASETASALTYFSALSVVPVLAMAFGIAQGFGLEKFLTEELSRFFGSGQSEVLDKALEFSKSMLETANGGVITGISFVFLIYAVVRLLNNIEVSFNHIWQAKSRTWQRKLSDYLAIIIIGPIFIILSGSVTAFAVTQLDHLAAEIEVLGYLKPLIQFSRYVLIWILLTLLYLIFPNTQVKIWPALIAGIVAGTAYELTQIAWIQGQVFLSKYNAIYGSFAALPLFLIWLQLSWTIVLFGAEYAYATQNANSWRYNNRKMIPSYSHKWQITLLVLKHIVQNFKEGKPPLNLSEISALVEIPYRFIRDVCFDLVEAGVLVQVASEDDLEAFSPAQDINKLDLYTVMKKVNEIGFNELKNAENTDDTFLEIQGLMQELDDHMKKATCNRLVSEI, from the coding sequence ATGTCACTGAACGACCGAATAAAATCGATCCGTCAATTTTTAGAAGTTGATATCTGGAACGTCAAAGTGTCTACACTGCCCAAATGGACAGCTATTTGGTACAAGCAGTTAAGGATACTGATCATTTCCATTCTGGAATTTGGCAAAGACCGTGCTTCTGAAACTGCCTCAGCACTGACTTATTTTTCTGCGTTATCGGTAGTGCCTGTATTGGCCATGGCTTTTGGTATTGCGCAAGGCTTTGGATTGGAGAAATTCCTAACGGAGGAATTGAGTCGGTTTTTTGGTAGTGGCCAAAGTGAAGTGCTGGACAAAGCCCTGGAGTTTTCAAAAAGCATGTTGGAAACCGCCAATGGGGGAGTGATCACAGGAATTAGTTTCGTTTTCCTCATCTATGCAGTGGTCCGCTTGCTGAATAATATTGAAGTATCTTTCAATCACATTTGGCAGGCAAAAAGTAGGACATGGCAGCGTAAATTGTCCGATTACCTGGCGATCATCATTATCGGACCCATTTTCATCATTCTTTCCGGTAGTGTGACCGCTTTCGCGGTGACGCAATTAGATCACCTGGCCGCTGAAATTGAAGTCCTGGGCTATTTGAAGCCACTCATTCAGTTTTCAAGGTATGTGTTGATCTGGATTTTATTGACACTGCTTTACCTAATTTTCCCTAATACACAAGTGAAGATATGGCCGGCACTAATTGCTGGTATCGTGGCAGGAACAGCTTATGAATTGACACAGATCGCCTGGATTCAGGGACAGGTATTTCTATCCAAGTACAACGCGATCTATGGTAGTTTCGCGGCACTTCCCCTGTTTCTGATCTGGTTGCAACTTAGTTGGACCATTGTACTGTTCGGGGCGGAATATGCCTACGCGACGCAAAATGCCAATAGTTGGCGGTACAATAACCGAAAAATGATCCCGAGCTATAGCCACAAATGGCAGATCACTTTATTGGTATTGAAGCACATCGTTCAGAACTTCAAGGAAGGCAAGCCACCACTTAATCTCAGTGAAATCTCTGCGTTAGTAGAGATTCCCTATCGATTCATTCGAGACGTCTGTTTTGACTTAGTAGAGGCTGGAGTGTTGGTTCAGGTGGCTTCTGAAGATGATTTGGAAGCTTTTAGTCCCGCACAAGACATCAATAAGCTTGATCTATATACAGTTATGAAGAAGGTCAATGAAATTGGTTTCAATGAGCTCAAGAACGCTGAAAATACAGATGATACATTTCTGGAGATTCAGGGACTTATGCAGGAACTTGATGACCACATGAAAAAGGCTACCTGTAATCGATTGGTCAGTGAGATTTAG